The DNA segment CGGTTGCCCGGAGGCTCGTTCATCTGACCATAGACCAGGGCTACCTTGTCGAGTACGCCACCCTCCTGCATCTCGTGGTAGAAGTCGTTACCCTCACGCGTACGCTCACCCACACCGGCGAATACGGAGAAGCCGGAGTGCTCAACCGCAATATTACGGATCAGCTCCATCAGGGTAACGGTCTTGCCCACGCCGGCGCCGCCGAACAGCCCGATCTTACCACCCTTGACGATGGGCATGATCAGATCGATAACCTTGATCCCGGTTTCGAGGATCTCGGTAGTGGCCGCCTGATCCTCCAGTTTCGGCGGCAGACGGTGAATCGGCATCAGCTTGTCGGCGTCCACATCGCCAGCCTCGTCCACCGGGTTGCCGAGGACGTCCATGATGCGGCCCAGGGTACCCTGACCGACCGGAACACTGATTGGCGCACCCGTGGACTCCACAGTGACATTACGCTTCAGCCCGTCGGTTGATCCCATAGCGATGGTTCTCACCACCCCGTCACCCAACTGCTGCTGAACTTCCAGCGTGAGGCCCATCTCGTCTATCTTGAGTGCCTCGTAGACCTTCGGCATCTCACCGCGTGCGAACTGTACGTCCACCACGGCACCGATGATTTCAACCACTTTGCCCGAACTCATTTCTGGTTCCTCTTGCCGCTCCAGGCGACTCTCAAAATTTAAAAACTAAAATTCTGTTGTCTCTGGCTGTCATCAGACAGCCGCCGCTCCACCGACGATCTCCGAGATCTCCTGGGTGATAGCGGCTTGACGAGCCTTGTTGTAGATCAGTTGCAACTCATTGATCAGCTCGCCCGCGTTATCCGAGGCCGCCTTCATCGCCACCATCCGAGCGGACTGCTCGCAGGCGCCGTTTTCCACCACGGCCTGGTAGACCAGTGACTCTACATAGCGGCTCAACAGGTTATCGAGTACATGCTTTGAATCAGGTTCGTAGATGTAGTCCCAGTGATACTTCAGCTCTTCTATCTCATTTGGCGGAATCGGCACCAACTGCTCGACGGATGGGCTCTGGGTCATGGTGTTGACGAAATTGTTATAGGCAATATAGATGCGATCGATCTTGCCCTCGGCATAGGCATCCAGCATAACCTTGACCGTACCGATCAGGTCTTCGATATGTGGTGCGTCACCCAAATGGGTTGCCTGACTGACAACATTGCCGCCGAAACGCCCGAAGAAACCCAGCGCCTTGTTACCAATGGTGCAAAAGTCCACTTCAGTTCCATTTTCACGCAGGGATTTCATCTCCTTGATCAAAGAGCGAAACAGATTGTTGTTCAAGCCGCCACACAATCCACGATCAGAAGAGACGATGATGTAGCCCACACGCTTCACTTCACGCTCGATCATGAAGGTATGCTTGTATTCGGGATGGGCATGGAACAGATGTCCGATAACATTCCGCATCTTATCCGCGTAGGGCCGGGTGGATGCCATTCGATTCTGCGCCTTACGCATCTTCGAGGCCGCCACCATCTCCATCGCCTTGGTGATCTTGCTGGTATTCTTGATACTCGCAATCTGTGTGCGTATCTCTTTTGCGCCTGCCATAACTCTGAACCTTATCTCGTGTTACGTACCCGGCTTACCAAGTATGGTTGGCCTTGAAGTCCTTCAGTGCATCGTGCAGGGCCTGTTCGATCTCGGCATTGTAGTCGCCGCTCTCGTTCATCTTATCCATAAGCTCCTTATGGCTACTCTTCATGTAACCCTGCAGTGAGGCTTCAAAATCAACCACTTTAGGTGCTTCCACATCATCCAGATAGCCTTCATTGGCGGCAAACAGGGAGACGGCCATACCCGCAATGGAGAGTGGCGAGTACTGGGCCTGTTTCATCAGCTCGGTCACCCGTTCACCACGCTCCAGCTGTTTCCGGGTCGCCTCATCCAGATCGGATGCGAACTGGGAGAAGGCGGCCAGCTCACGATACTGGGCCAGGGCCAGTCGGACACCACCACCCAGCTTTTTGATGATCTTGGTCTGCGCCGCACCACCCACTCGGGATACCGAGAGACCGGCGTTGATGGCCGGACGGATACCTGCGTTGAACAGATC comes from the Candidatus Thiodiazotropha sp. CDECU1 genome and includes:
- the atpG gene encoding F0F1 ATP synthase subunit gamma, which produces MAGAKEIRTQIASIKNTSKITKAMEMVAASKMRKAQNRMASTRPYADKMRNVIGHLFHAHPEYKHTFMIEREVKRVGYIIVSSDRGLCGGLNNNLFRSLIKEMKSLRENGTEVDFCTIGNKALGFFGRFGGNVVSQATHLGDAPHIEDLIGTVKVMLDAYAEGKIDRIYIAYNNFVNTMTQSPSVEQLVPIPPNEIEELKYHWDYIYEPDSKHVLDNLLSRYVESLVYQAVVENGACEQSARMVAMKAASDNAGELINELQLIYNKARQAAITQEISEIVGGAAAV